Genomic DNA from Candidatus Zixiibacteriota bacterium:
TATCCGCGAGGGAGATATAATCGTCGTGCCCTCCAAGGAGATATCAGTCAACAGGATCGGCATATACGGCGCAGTGCGCTCGCCAGGTATCTTCGAATACTCACAGAATGATATGCTCAGTGATTTGATCTTGCTGGCACACGGTCTCACATCTGATGCAGACTCGCTCGACTTTGAGATCGTGCGCTTCAACGATGACGGAATCTCGAATCGAACCATCTATGTAAGGCTCCCTGGTGGTGATGTCTGGGCTGACAGCGTAGCGCGCATGAGACTCTTCCCGGACGACAGGCTGCTCTTTCGACACGTCCCTCAGTATCATCAGACCGCTCAGGTATCCGTGGTTGGAGAGGTTGTATATCCGGGTGTCTATCCGATAATCGAGGACAGCACACGATTGAGCGAGATTATTGAGAGAGCCGGCGGGCTGAATGAGAATGCATCGCTGTCTGAGGCATGGATGGACCGCGCTGGCTATGAATCGCTCGAAGAGGCTGACTTCGAGAGAAGGCTGAAGTTATCCGAGGATAAGCGAGACGATGTCGAGCAAGAGTATCTCAAGTTTCAGTCCACAGGTCGACCGGGAAGAGTCTCTGTAGATTTTCAGCGTCTCCTCGTGGACAAAGATGGGGCATATGATATCGTACTGAAGGATGGCGACCGCATACAGATACCGAGTCTCAGCAGAACCGTTCGAGTCATCGGCAGAGTGATCCGTCCCGGGCTTGTCGAGTATTCTCCCAACAAGGATTTCAAGTATTACATTGAGCAATCGGGTGGGTATGGGTGGAAAGCCAACAAGGGAAGGGTCCGAGTCATCAAAGCATCATCAAGGGCAATAGTAGAATCGTCGGGGGACATTCCAATCGAGGTTGGGGATGCCATCGTCGTGCCGGAGAGCGTCGATCGTGATTGGTGGGGAACCATCAAGGATGTAGGCACATTTCTGGCCAACATTGCGACGGTATACATTGTGATCGACCAGGTTATCAAGTGAGATGGACGTGACGAGATTCACACTCTGGGACTATGTGCGTGCAGTTGTCAACCGACGACGGCTGATCTTCCTCAATGTGATCGGTGTGATGATAATCTCGATCTCCGTCTCATGGATGATGCCCAAGTGGTACAAGGCGAGAGCTTTGATACTTCCCCCTGAAGAACAGGGCAATCTCGCCGGTTTGATTGGAAACACCGGGCTGGCAGGAATTGCTGCTACTGCAGGGAGTTTTGCGCTCCCGGTACTTGCCTCGGAATCCGACGTGATGGCTACAATGCTCAAAAGTCGAACTGTTCTCGATGCGGTCATCGACAGTTTTGATCTCACGAAAGTCTATGAGGCAACGACGAGAGAAAGCACTCGTCTCAGGATGTTGTACAATCTGAACGTCGACGTTGGATCGGACGGTGTCATAAAGCTGGAATATATGGATAAAGACAGCATTCGTTGCGCAGCTATAGCGAATGCGCTCATCAAGTCGATGGATTGGGTCAGATCAGAGTTGTCTGTCCAGCGTGCGCGTGAAACCCGCATGTTCGTGCAACAGAAGCTGGCTGAGACGGAGGAGGACATCGCCAAAGCGGAAGATTCATTAACCGCATTTCAGCGGAAGTACAAGATTATTGCGCCGGAAGTACAGGCGACCGCTACAATACAAGCTGCCGCCAATCTTAGGGCCGAAATGATCCTCAAAGAAATCGAACTGGACGCTCTCCGGGCAACTCACAGTGAGAACCATCCCAATGTTATTCTCATTGAAAACGCGATTGCCAAGATCTCCGAAAAGATCACTGAGCTCGAGAGTGGACTGGTCGGGCTTTCAGATTCAAGCGCACAGTATCTTTCGATACCGTTTTCAAACGTCCCTGATCTCACCTTGAAATACGGGCAGCTTGTCAGAAACCTGAAGATTCATGAGACCGTGTTCCAGGTGTTAACACAGCAACTTGAACAAGCAAAGATTCAGGAAACGAGGGAGACGCCAACAGTTTCGGTTCTTGACTGGGCGGTGCCACCTGCCTATAAGTTCAAGCCAAAGAAGGCAAGAATAGGGCTGACTGCCGGATTCCTCGCGCTGATCGCGACTCTCTTATGGATATTTCTGAAAGAGCTCTGGCTCTCACAACGGCTCGCAAATAATGATGCATATAGAAATCTCTTGAGCATTTCCAATACATTGAAACGTGACTTCTTCGGGTTTAGAGGCAGGAAGGTTAGAGAGGACGATGACTAATATAGGTTTGATCGGTGCCGGTGCATGGGGCAAACATCTGCTCAGAAACTTTGCGAATCTTCCAACATGCAACGTCAAGATTGTTTGCGATGTCAGCGAGAAAGTACGAGCTTATGTATCCAACACCTATCCAGATATTGAAGTCGTGTCGGAATTCGACAAGATTGTTGCTGATCCGAGTATAGATGCAGTAGTGATAGCAACGACACCAGTGACGCATTTTGATCTCTCCAGGCGGGCTCTGGAGGCGGGGAAGGATGTTTTTGTTGAGAAACCACTGGTGCTGGAAGTGAGTGAAGGCAGGAAGCTCGTTGAACTCGCAGAGAAGACCGGGAAACTTGTCATGGTAGGGCATATCATGGTCTATCATC
This window encodes:
- a CDS encoding SLBB domain-containing protein, coding for MRDEDAVSSAVAAIPNLEDSDALDAVIDPDTYVVGPGDQFTIVFSGKLVKRNTLAVTPEGVLLVPEFGPIEVAGITLSEAKSRILRALKSRYMDVPTSAFLTKIRSIKVSVSGKVEDPGIYVLSAGDRVSEALRRAGGAKEGASDRNIRLFRGDSLIIVDLMKYFVGADSKGNPYIREGDIIVVPSKEISVNRIGIYGAVRSPGIFEYSQNDMLSDLILLAHGLTSDADSLDFEIVRFNDDGISNRTIYVRLPGGDVWADSVARMRLFPDDRLLFRHVPQYHQTAQVSVVGEVVYPGVYPIIEDSTRLSEIIERAGGLNENASLSEAWMDRAGYESLEEADFERRLKLSEDKRDDVEQEYLKFQSTGRPGRVSVDFQRLLVDKDGAYDIVLKDGDRIQIPSLSRTVRVIGRVIRPGLVEYSPNKDFKYYIEQSGGYGWKANKGRVRVIKASSRAIVESSGDIPIEVGDAIVVPESVDRDWWGTIKDVGTFLANIATVYIVIDQVIK